A region from the Tahibacter amnicola genome encodes:
- a CDS encoding efflux RND transporter permease subunit: MQTYLKLVERYALVVLLALLGVTAFFFLQLPKLTTDSNPYLLPDTHPARKTILEMQQDFTGTFDAALIAIHNRNGVFNRQTLDAVYDMTLASRRMLLVNDADRDQLAALRDKYAAQSPEWKSTVDAILADGLSQNDFKLAESLPALAAKLPLEDAERAFVDFFPRRINPIKELAGMAATENMVVRDGVLVVRPPLVGRGAEPEQVRGEVMGNALQVGGAVSADATVALVVVELYVKQEDAEGQLRAYEAFQKIVDDYRGAHPDFAKANDTHIAGVPIFIAEQKKLVDRDMGTLFPLVIGVVMVVLVLFFRRPLGVILPLTNVVLAAIWTLGLMAVNRAPLDLITSVLPVFLITICGADAIHMLSEYYTQRADGHSAREAARRTMRVMVSPVILTTVTTTAGFLFATMTNISSIRSFGIYMAIGLAFAQLIALLLVPAWLSLFGELGWRRAKTAAAAPARARHEWLGQALERLFRGVIRHRAAYGLGFAALLAGAGFMTTRIHVEDAGSSYFMQDNPFRQADEFVNRHVAGTSPGWIEVSTGMPDGMLTVDKVRFIEAIDTFLAAQPNVTYSYSLSKYIKRLNLVMHDMDLAYDRLPQASETVVSVDPETGERTEAVVKGDDIVAQSVLMYENGGGSDLTNVLNRDFSKAVTMFTMNTTRASEYDALLTALNRWLADNTPPGVQVKLGGTPVIWTGVLDEIIQGQLSSALYALLAVATVLMLWLRSVRQGILATLPLAATMVCYYGFMATFGIDLNIGTAIISFLVVGIVDYSVHYLHRIQIAREEGLALDEALLHAVRHGGQSIVFNVAVFSIGFLTLLMSEFTPIVHLGALVALALSISGAMSLFLITLLAPAFLRGRRTPGTAAVSTAA; this comes from the coding sequence ATGCAGACGTACCTCAAGCTCGTTGAGCGCTATGCGCTCGTCGTCCTGCTCGCGTTGCTGGGCGTCACGGCATTCTTCTTCCTGCAGTTGCCAAAGCTGACGACGGACAGCAACCCCTATCTGCTACCCGACACGCATCCCGCGCGCAAGACCATCCTGGAGATGCAGCAGGATTTCACCGGCACCTTCGACGCCGCGCTCATCGCCATCCACAACCGCAATGGCGTCTTCAACCGCCAGACGCTGGATGCCGTGTACGACATGACGCTGGCGTCGCGGCGGATGCTGCTGGTCAATGATGCGGATCGGGACCAGCTCGCCGCACTGCGCGACAAATACGCGGCGCAGTCGCCCGAATGGAAGTCGACCGTTGACGCCATTCTTGCCGATGGTTTGAGTCAGAACGACTTCAAGCTGGCGGAAAGCCTGCCGGCATTGGCCGCAAAGCTGCCGCTGGAGGACGCCGAGCGCGCGTTTGTGGATTTCTTCCCGCGTCGGATCAATCCGATCAAGGAGCTGGCGGGCATGGCGGCGACCGAGAACATGGTCGTGCGCGACGGCGTGCTCGTGGTGCGGCCGCCCCTGGTCGGGCGCGGCGCCGAACCCGAGCAGGTGCGCGGCGAAGTCATGGGCAACGCGTTGCAGGTGGGAGGCGCGGTTTCGGCCGATGCCACCGTCGCGCTGGTGGTGGTGGAACTCTACGTCAAGCAGGAAGACGCGGAAGGCCAGCTGCGCGCCTACGAGGCATTCCAGAAGATCGTCGACGACTATCGCGGCGCGCACCCGGACTTCGCCAAGGCCAACGATACTCATATCGCCGGCGTTCCGATCTTCATTGCCGAGCAGAAGAAGCTGGTCGATCGCGACATGGGCACGCTGTTTCCGCTGGTGATCGGCGTGGTGATGGTGGTTCTCGTGTTGTTCTTCCGGCGGCCGCTGGGCGTGATCCTGCCGCTCACCAACGTCGTGCTGGCCGCGATCTGGACGCTCGGGCTGATGGCCGTGAACCGTGCACCGCTGGACCTCATCACCAGTGTGCTGCCGGTGTTCCTGATCACGATCTGCGGGGCCGACGCCATCCACATGCTGAGTGAGTACTACACGCAGCGGGCCGACGGACACAGTGCGCGCGAGGCTGCGCGCCGGACGATGCGGGTCATGGTGTCGCCCGTCATCCTGACCACCGTCACGACCACGGCCGGCTTCCTGTTTGCGACCATGACCAATATTTCCAGTATCCGGTCATTCGGCATCTACATGGCGATCGGCCTGGCCTTTGCGCAGTTGATCGCGTTGCTCCTGGTGCCGGCATGGCTGAGCCTGTTCGGCGAGCTGGGCTGGCGCCGTGCGAAGACCGCCGCCGCGGCACCGGCACGGGCCCGTCACGAATGGCTGGGACAGGCGCTGGAGCGACTTTTCCGTGGCGTGATCCGCCATCGCGCTGCGTATGGCCTGGGGTTTGCGGCACTGCTGGCTGGCGCGGGTTTCATGACCACGCGTATCCATGTGGAAGACGCCGGTTCCAGCTACTTCATGCAGGACAATCCGTTCCGCCAGGCCGACGAGTTCGTCAACCGGCATGTGGCCGGTACGAGCCCGGGCTGGATCGAGGTGTCCACGGGCATGCCCGACGGCATGCTGACGGTCGACAAGGTGCGTTTCATCGAGGCGATCGACACGTTTCTCGCGGCGCAGCCCAATGTGACGTACAGCTACTCGCTGTCGAAGTACATCAAGCGCCTGAACCTGGTGATGCACGACATGGATCTGGCCTACGACCGCCTGCCCCAGGCGAGCGAAACGGTGGTCAGTGTCGATCCCGAGACGGGGGAGCGGACCGAAGCGGTCGTAAAGGGCGACGACATCGTCGCGCAGTCGGTGCTGATGTACGAGAACGGCGGCGGTTCAGACCTGACCAACGTGCTCAATCGCGACTTCTCCAAGGCCGTCACGATGTTCACGATGAACACCACGCGCGCCTCGGAGTACGACGCGCTTCTGACAGCGCTCAATCGCTGGCTCGCCGACAACACGCCGCCGGGCGTGCAGGTGAAGCTCGGCGGCACGCCTGTCATCTGGACCGGCGTGCTCGACGAAATCATCCAGGGCCAGCTCTCCAGCGCGTTGTACGCCCTGCTCGCCGTGGCGACCGTGCTGATGCTGTGGCTGCGTTCAGTGCGTCAGGGCATCCTTGCCACGCTGCCGCTCGCGGCCACGATGGTGTGTTACTACGGCTTCATGGCGACGTTCGGCATTGACCTGAATATCGGCACGGCGATCATCTCGTTCCTGGTCGTGGGCATCGTCGACTATTCGGTGCATTACCTGCACCGCATCCAGATTGCCCGCGAGGAGGGGCTGGCGCTCGATGAGGCCTTGCTGCACGCGGTGCGGCACGGCGGCCAGTCGATCGTGTTCAACGTCGCGGTGTTCTCGATCGGTTTCCTCACCCTGTTGATGTCCGAGTTCACGCCGATCGTGCACCTGGGGGCTCTGGTGGCGCTGGCCTTGTCAATCAGCGGTGCGATGTCGCTGTTCCTGATCACGTTGCTGGCGCCGGCGTTCCTGCGCGGACGACGGACGCCGGGGACCGCGGCGGTGTCGACGGCCGCGTGA